Proteins encoded by one window of Zerene cesonia ecotype Mississippi chromosome 8, Zerene_cesonia_1.1, whole genome shotgun sequence:
- the LOC119828810 gene encoding nucleolysin TIAR isoform X1 produces MGDESHPKTLYVGNLDASVTEEFLCALFGQIGEVKGCKIIREPGNDPYAFLEFTNHSAAATALAAMNKRVFLEKEMKVNWATSPGNQPKTDTSNHHHIFVGDLSPEIETHILREAFAPFGEISNCRIVRDPQTLKSKGYAFVSFVKKADAEAAIQAMNGQWLGSRSIRTNWSTRKPPAKGANEGAPSNKRAKQPTFDEVYNQSSPTNTTVYCGGFTSNVITEDLMQNTFSQFGPIQDIRVFRDKGYAFIRFTTKEAAAHAIEATHNTEISGHTVKCFWGKENGGNESQSTSNPPSAPPAMGAQTQYPYAYQQGMGYWYAQGYPAIQGYMAPGYYQQYAAYSNPQAAAAAGYRMSMPGGSGGSWGGAPQPVMYASAMPSAQYPSQ; encoded by the exons ATGGGCGACGAAAGCCACCCGAAAACTCTCTACGTCGGTAATTTAGACGCGAGTGTGACAGAAGAATTCTTATGCGCGTTATTCGGACAAATAGGCGAGGTAAAAGgttgtaaaataatacgtGAACCAGGTAACGACCCTTATGCGTTCCTTGAGTTTACAAATCACTCGGCGGCGGCTACGGCCCTGGCCGCCATGAACAAGCGAGTATTTCTCGAGAAGGAAATGAAGGTTAACTGGGCTACAAGCCCGGGTAATCAGCCTAAGACGGACACAAGTAACCATCACCATATATTCGTCGGTGATTTGTCGCCAGAGATTGAAACACATATACTAAGAGAAGCTTTCGCTCCATTTGGTGAAATTTCAAACTGTCGAATAGTGCGTGACCCACAAACACTTAAATCGAAAGGCTATGCTTTCGTTTCGTTTGTTAAAAAGGCTGATGCTGAGGCGGCAATCCAGGCTATGAATGGACAATGGTTGGGCTCGCGTTCTATACGTACCAATTGGTCGACACGTAAGCCACCAGCCAAAGGGGCTAATGAAGGTGCACCGAGTAATAAACGAGCGAAACAGCCGACTTTTGACGAGGTTTACAACCAAAGCTCACCAACCAACACAACTGTATATTGTGGAGGTTTTACTAGTAATGTTATTACTGAAGATTTAATGCAGAACACATTCTCACAATTTGGTCCAATACAAGATATAAGAGTATTCAGGGACAAGGGTTATGCATTCATTAGGTTTACGACTAAGGAAGCTGCGGCTCATGCTATAGAAGCAACACATAATACAGAAATAAGTGGACACACAGTTAAATGTTTCTGGGGGAAAGAGAATGGAGGGAATGAGAGCCAG AGTACAAGCAACCCACCTTCGGCACCACCAGCAATGGGAGCACAAACACAATACCCCTATGCGTATCAACAGGGAATGGGATACTGGTACGCTCAG GGCTACCCCGCGATACAGGGCTACATGGCGCCGGGCTACTACCAGCAGTATGCCGCCTATAGCAACCCGCAAGCAGCAGCAGCTG
- the LOC119828810 gene encoding nucleolysin TIAR isoform X2 — protein MGDESHPKTLYVGNLDASVTEEFLCALFGQIGEVKGCKIIREPGNDPYAFLEFTNHSAAATALAAMNKRVFLEKEMKVNWATSPGNQPKTDTSNHHHIFVGDLSPEIETHILREAFAPFGEISNCRIVRDPQTLKSKGYAFVSFVKKADAEAAIQAMNGQWLGSRSIRTNWSTRKPPAKGANEGAPSNKRAKQPTFDEVYNQSSPTNTTVYCGGFTSNVITEDLMQNTFSQFGPIQDIRVFRDKGYAFIRFTTKEAAAHAIEATHNTEISGHTVKCFWGKENGGNESQSTSNPPSAPPAMGAQTQYPYAYQQGMGYWYAQGYMAPGYYQQYAAYSNPQAAAAAGYRMSMPGGSGGSWGGAPQPVMYASAMPSAQYPSQ, from the exons ATGGGCGACGAAAGCCACCCGAAAACTCTCTACGTCGGTAATTTAGACGCGAGTGTGACAGAAGAATTCTTATGCGCGTTATTCGGACAAATAGGCGAGGTAAAAGgttgtaaaataatacgtGAACCAGGTAACGACCCTTATGCGTTCCTTGAGTTTACAAATCACTCGGCGGCGGCTACGGCCCTGGCCGCCATGAACAAGCGAGTATTTCTCGAGAAGGAAATGAAGGTTAACTGGGCTACAAGCCCGGGTAATCAGCCTAAGACGGACACAAGTAACCATCACCATATATTCGTCGGTGATTTGTCGCCAGAGATTGAAACACATATACTAAGAGAAGCTTTCGCTCCATTTGGTGAAATTTCAAACTGTCGAATAGTGCGTGACCCACAAACACTTAAATCGAAAGGCTATGCTTTCGTTTCGTTTGTTAAAAAGGCTGATGCTGAGGCGGCAATCCAGGCTATGAATGGACAATGGTTGGGCTCGCGTTCTATACGTACCAATTGGTCGACACGTAAGCCACCAGCCAAAGGGGCTAATGAAGGTGCACCGAGTAATAAACGAGCGAAACAGCCGACTTTTGACGAGGTTTACAACCAAAGCTCACCAACCAACACAACTGTATATTGTGGAGGTTTTACTAGTAATGTTATTACTGAAGATTTAATGCAGAACACATTCTCACAATTTGGTCCAATACAAGATATAAGAGTATTCAGGGACAAGGGTTATGCATTCATTAGGTTTACGACTAAGGAAGCTGCGGCTCATGCTATAGAAGCAACACATAATACAGAAATAAGTGGACACACAGTTAAATGTTTCTGGGGGAAAGAGAATGGAGGGAATGAGAGCCAG AGTACAAGCAACCCACCTTCGGCACCACCAGCAATGGGAGCACAAACACAATACCCCTATGCGTATCAACAGGGAATGGGATACTGGTACGCTCAG GGCTACATGGCGCCGGGCTACTACCAGCAGTATGCCGCCTATAGCAACCCGCAAGCAGCAGCAGCTG